CACACCACAGCAACAGGGGTGTATTTCAGAAAGCAGTGTTAACTTACAATCAGATTGACCCTGAACTCTGGGTTGATTGATCTAATACTTGCTAACTCTGGGTATGTCGGTTTCAAAACTCAGTTTAAGAGAACCTGCTGAAAGTAACCCAGAGTTCCCTTTGGAATTGGGAATGGGGAACGCGATTTGCGAGAACAATTTACTTCGAGAAGCTACTAAAGCGCCAATGAACTTGGAATGCAGGTATTTGCTTACTTTGTGAGCATAGAGATCTAGTGCTCAAACACCTTGCTTGTCTGGGTCTTTGGGTCAGCTGGGAGAAGAGTAAACTTTGCCCtgtgcagaggatctcttttctctgtATGGAACTGGACTTTCAGAGGCTTCTGGGGAATAAGGTCTCCAGGAATGCTATAGTGTGCACAGATGCCTCCACCATGGGGTGGTGTGGATGCGCTTGAGCACAGCTGGCCGTAGCGTCTGCGCAAATATACATGTTCCCCAGTGGGCCTTCtcgcacagacactgtgcaatgTCAGGCAGGACGAAGAGAGAATTTTACTGGTTGCAGCGTATTGGAGCACCAGGAATTAGTTCCCAGAACTCATGCTCCTCATGAAAGCCCCCCCAgcagattcccctgaggaaggaccttctttctcaggcAGGGGGCACAGTATACCCAAGACCCttcctgtggaacctccatgtatGGTCTCTGAACAGAGCACGGAGGTTCTAAATGATTTACCCTAAGAGATATCTAACACTATAGCTGCAGCGTGAGCGCCGTCCACAAGACATGCTTACATGCTAAAATGGAACCTGTTAGTTGACTGGTGTTCTTCTCAACAAgaaaacccccgagaatgccttGTCAACGtcatgcttttatatcttcagcACCGGTTGAAGAGGAGGCTGTccccctccaccattaaagtagACATTGCTGCAATATCTGCATACATCACACCAATAAATGGTAGGTCAGTGGATCAGCAAGACCTGGTTATTAGGTTTTTAACAGGTGCACGGAGACTAATGCcacttttccattgcaaagaaccccacggtttggttttgGTCAGCTCatctcactttggcttggttagcttttccatcgagtttagtaacacttcggagtgggaggaattataggcgtgtcattgTACATAGAGCATCATTGTACAtacccatacattcatttattcctCAGTCcgctaaaaaattaaaattgaccaccacaaaaagatgtttgcacatcacgtTTATCACTATTCCTTTGTCTCACataacagtttctgtacaaacacccgtggcgtcagtcgacgctctccgctgagcctcatttaagttgcacttaagcatatatttgaacgtgagcatcgcgaatgtgccgccacaaactgcaagtctgcaAAAaatggtatggtgttcctgattctcaacctgtggatgttttacattgctaaaagggagtttgggaacttatagcagagcacagatgacaacatgtttcctcgagacagcgcaagctagcactaaaaGGTAAAGAAGTGACGATTCTCtaagaccaatcagtgatctacagtgtttttgcgtcaagttttggtatcagctcgggtcgcttgaaaccccaaccgaggtggtactaaaaaagtatcaggtactacgtactgcacccagtggaaaagctcacgAAAGCCTCAAAATCGTGgtgtactatgcaatggaaaagtgtcATAAATCCTCCacgccctccctctattcctccttgggacctgtctgTGGTGCTGAAAGTCTTACAGGAAGCTTCCTTTGAGCCTCTGCAGTCTGTAAATGTCAAGTTTCTAACAACAAAAACGTTGACTCTCCTTGCATTGGCCTCTGTTAAGAGGATGGGGAGCTTCATGCATTTTCAGTTGATGAtttgtgccttcagttcgggcctgCTGAAACCAGtataacactgagaccccgggCCGGCTACATGCCCAaggttcccaccactcctttcagagaATAGGTGGTGTCACAAATGCTGCTCTTGGAGGAGCCAGACCTAGTCTATATGTGCACTGTGTCTCAAAGCTTTTTGAACTCAAAGCtctaggacctcagatcagctctttgtctgttatgtTGGTCAGCAtaaaggaaaagctgtcaccaagcagaggatttGGGACACAATCGCGCTTGTTTATCAAATACTGGGCATCTCATGCCCCTTTAATTTAAGAGCTCACTCTAAGAGAAGTGTGGCATTCTATGTGGCATTCAGATTCTATAGTGTTCATTTcgagccggtatcctctcggATTCTCTCCGTAAACCGGTGAGAACACCGCAGGTCGGCTCGTGTGACGGCTTGCAGGTCCATTTTGGTGCTGCACTATTGCTCCATTATGGAACACCATTAGTGAAAAAATTTCACAAAAAATAATTTGGTACTCCTCCCTCGCTTTGCAATCTATGTTGCGGagcagtttgctgttccactgctgatacCGGCAATGCACTGATGCTCGGCTTTTTCTCAGCGAAAATAGCTATTTTGGTATCACACCTGCCTCTCGTTAAATACTCATGTGGCGGGGCAGCGCCGGCtgatgcaaatacctgcatgccaattTCATTGCCATTTTAGtagtttctcgaagtagatCCTTCGAAGCTGTGGTGCTTCTAGCCACCTTCGCTCCACATGCCCAGAGCTCTCGGGAAACGCCAGTCCCCACCCAGCAACAGGAGGGCTGTGATGGGGAAAGTTAGAGCTCCTCCTGATAATGCTGTCCTAGCTTTCCAGCCACTTTATCCTGGGAGGGCCACCAGCATCTGGTCCAGGCTATGATTGACTTTGGTGCAGCAGGCAACTTCCTGGATCTAACCTTGCCTAAGGAACTTAATATCCCTACTCAGCTTCTTCCTCACCCCCAGGCAGTTACAGCTTTAGATGGCAGACCTCTGGATCCAGGCAAAGTTACAGAGGCCACTCAGTCCCTGCGACTTACTACCTTTCAACACCAGCAGGAGGAGACCTTTTATCTTATTGACTCCACCGAGTATCCTATTATCCTGTGCATAAATAATCCCATAAGTGACTGACCCACAAACACCATTCTTAGTTGGGGCTCTACTTGCCAACTTACCTGTCTACCTCAGAGTCCCTCAGCCCCTAGTTCTGATCTTCACGAGTCTATTGACCTATCTCGAGTCCCCAGTGTTTATCATCAGTTTAAAGCAGTATTCAGCAAGACCCGGGCTACCTCCTTACCACCTCACCGCACTTACGACTGTGGTTCATGTCCACTGCTTTTGAGCTGCTTCAAGGAGCTTTAATATTCACTAAGCTGGATCTCCGTAATGCTTACCATCTCGTGCGGATCCGGCaaggggatgaatggaagacagCCTTCAACACTCCCACAGGCCACTATGAGTATCTCGTGATGCCATTCGGGCTTACCAATGCCCCAGCTGTGTTTCAGGCACTAATTAATGACGTTCTCCGGGACCTACTCAATAAATTTGTCTTTGTATATCTAGACGATATACTCATTTTCTCAAAGTCACTGCAGGAGCATGAGGGGCATGTTAGCAGGGTTCTCCAGAGACTCCTCTATGTAAAACCAGAGGAGTGTGAATTTCATGTAACCCAGGCCTAATATCTCAGATTCATCATCACTCCTGGCCACCTGGAGATGGACCCAAAGAAAGTCAAAGCAGTCCACAACTGGCCCATACCTGCCACAGTCAAGGAGGTTCAACGTTTCATTGGCTCTTCAAACTTCTACAGGAAGTTCATTAAGAATTTCAGTTCTGTTGAGGCCCCCTTGACAGCACTTATTAAGGGAGGAGGAACCAAGATTCACTGGGGTCTGGAAGCAGCAGGGGCCTTTGAAGATCTCAAGCGTCGATTCACTTCTGCTCCTATTCTTTTGATCCCTGACCCAAAGAGACGTTTTGTGGTGGAGGTGGACGCCttagaggtgggggtaggagccaTCCTGTCACAGAGGGCTGAAGTTACACCGTAGCGCCTTCATGTCTCGCCGCCTGTCGGATGCTGAGTGCAAGTTGCTTGCAGTAAAATTTGCTTTGGAGGAGTGGCGCCACTGGCTTGAGGGGGCTCAGCACCTTTTCCAGGTTCTTACAGACCACAAGAATCTGTAATATCTCCAACAGGCTAAGAGGTTGAACTCTTGGCAACCTCGATGGTTCCTGTTTTTTAATCAATTCCAGTTTCTCCTATCTTATAGACCCGGCACCAAAAATGTCAAGCCTGATGCCCTGTCCCAAGCATACTCTCCTGAGACACAAGAGAAGCCTTTGGCATTGATTATTCCTAGGTCTAGGATCATTGCACCCCTTCAATGGGAACTGGAGAGATTGGTGTGAGAGGCCCTTGCCCATGAGCCTGATCCAGGTGGTGGTCCCACTGAATGCCTTTACGTTCCTAAATCTGCCTGGGCCCGGGTCCTGCAATGGGGTCATGAGTCTCCCTTGAAATGCCATCCAGGAAGTGCTCGCACACTTGACTTCCTTCAGCTGTGGTTTTGGTGGCTGTCAATCAAGTAGGATGTTAAGGTATATGTAGATGCCTGCATTGTGTGCAACTAGGGAAAATCTACAAATCAGCGACCTCAGGGATTGCTTCATCCCTTACCTGTTCCTCGCAGACCATGATCGCACCTTTCTTGAGACTTTGTGACAGGACGTCCACCATCCCAAGGCAACACTGTCATCCTGGTAGTTATAGATCGGTTGTCTAAGGCTGCCCGGTTCATTTCCCTGCCACCTATATCATTTGGGCTGAATATGCCCACAACACCCTCCAGTCCTCTGCCACTGGACTATCCCCCTTCGAATGCCAGTTTAGATATGCTACCCCTTTATTTCCCGAAGAAGAAGCTCAAGTTGGTGTACCTTCTGCTCAGCGCTTTGTCCAACGTTGTCGACTGACCTGGAGAAAGGCCAGGCATTATCTCCTTCAGCCCTCTCAACAATACCAAAGTCAGGCTAACCGCCGCCGCCGGACAGCCCCTAGTTTCCGAGCTGGTCAAAGAGTTTGGCTAGCAACCAAGAACCTACCCCTCGAGGTTGAGTCCAAGAAGCTTTCCCAGAAATACATCGGGCCTTTCCGCATAGCAAGGAAAGTTAACCCTGTTTCTTATTGTTTGTTTCTCCCTTGTTCCCTTAGAATTAACCCCACATTTCATGCATCATTACTAAAACCTGTCTTGTCTTCTCCTTTTGCCCCCCCCCTCACAGACCCCCTCCACCTCCCAGGATCATCAACGGCCAGCCAGCCTACACAGTGCGCCAGATACTGGACTCCCGGAGGGTCCAGAACTCATTACAGTATCTGGTGGACTAGGAGGGCTATGGGCCGGAGGAACGGTCCTGGAATCCAGCCAAGGACATCCTGGACCCAAGTTTGATCCAAGAGTTTCGCACCTGGAGGCGGGGATGTTCTGGAAGGAATGTCAGGAGCCATTCCTAAATGAGGGGGTCCTGTCAGCATCCTACCTCCTGTTGTTCGCCTCCTTGTCTCTAGAGGTCCCCCTAGTTCCTCTCTCTCTTAGTTCTTCCTCATGTGGCCTTATTAGGCTTATGTAAGTCACCTGTGCCTTGTTTCTCATAGAGTATTTAagttgtgtgttttttccctTGTCCCTCACTTGGTTTTGAGTCTTGGCTGTGTGTTTCTGCTTAGTTTTTCCTGGCCATTTCAAGCTACCTCAAGAAAGGTGTTCTTTATTATTTGAGTGTGAATATTCTGTAGTTTTATTTTCTCCCCTCGTGGAGTTTTTTTTCTTGTAGTTTTTTCCATTGCAATTTATTCCTCTGTCTGAGAAGAACTTTTGTTGGATTTTTTAtgcaaaaccttttttttaataaatcaaattaGCTGGAGTTCTGCCTTAAGTGTTTCATTTGGGTCCAACATCACTGCCTCTGTGGCCAAGTGTTAGATTTCTCTGATTACCACACCTAGGTTCAGAACTGGGTTCAATCCAGCCTGTGACAACATAAAAAGGTGATCTCCATTCAGCAGAAAATGTCAAACCTGGATATCGCTCAGCATCAGTCTATCTTTCTGTGTCTTCAACAGGGGAAATTGGGGTTTTTACAAGTTTtgatgttaataaaaaaaaattgtcagaaTGCATGGCTATGTTTTAAAGGCATTCAATAGGGAAATTTTTTGCTCAAACACATCTCATATAGATGTTTGTAGAATAAACCAGAGCTTGTCATAAGTCATCAAACCCTGGCCATTTGTTTTCAAATAATCTTGACAATAGAGCAGACCAAGCCATTTCatattaatgttattttttctgTGGTCCACTTATAGtgtaaaacaatatttaaacaatCCTAATTCTTATCGCATTTTCAGACCTTATCTGACCTGCAGAAGGTCGACATTTTAAAGAAGAAAGACCTTTTTTCTTATAGAACTGAATGAGAAAAAAGGATGTGGgagagattttttttcttcttctgaTGAAATTtctgtaaccaaaccgatcagagacCCCACTGACTTTTATAGGATAATTTTTTTCTATGAGGCCTCTGATTGTTTATCATCAGATCAAAAAagaatacaggtttgtaacaacatgagagtaaattatgacagaagtTTCAACAACCTTTAAACTTCAACAACCTATATAACATTAATAATTGACAGTGACTTTTTCCTAACATCTATAAAGATACACAAGGCAGCAGGTCCTAAGGTACTATACAAAGCCAGGAACAGAAAAAGGTTTCACAGACTTTTCAGTTTGCTCTCATGCTTAGATCTAGGATTAAAACTCCTGTTAAGACCAGACAGGCCAGTTTTTGAAAACTACATAGACAACATATTCATGTGTAAATGTTACATAATAGACATGCAATATTTCATTATttagtaaatgttaaatatttataaCGTACATTTTGGTCATGATTTAATGCTGTAAATACATGATTTTAAGACTCCTTTGCGAACCTCTTTGAGTTTTAAACCATATATAATAGGGTTCAATATAGGTGGCACTATGAGCCTCTCTAATGCCAAAAAATTACGCAGACTCATCTGGACATCATTTGAGCCGTATCGGTTGTACGTTGCATCAAAAATGGTAGCAACAGTAAAATTTGCCAGAGAAATAATATGAGGTACACAAGTCTGCCAAAATTTCCTTCTGCACTCTAACGATGCTTTACATGCAATTGCAAGCTTTATATAGGACACAACAATTACAATGACAAGACCCatatataatgaaataaaaacaaatccaTAAATATCATTCGTAACAGTAGATTCACATGAGAGCTTTACCATTGACCAATTGTCACAAAACAATTTATCAATATGATATTTACATACGGTCAATCTATTTGATAAGAAAACAGCAAAGAACATAATAATAAATGGTACAATCCAAGATAAACTAATCAAAATGCTGCAGGAAACTTTATTAagttttgaatgatattctaaaGGTCTGCATATGGCTTCATGTCTGTCATACGCCATCACTGCTAATATACAAAATTGACACATACCTGAACTATAAATCACAAAAGCTTGAAAAGCACACATGTAAGAAGGGATCACATAAGAATCCAATATTAAATCATGCAGAAATTTAGGATAGAATCCTGCTGTACCAAGAAGGTCGTTTAAACACAGATTGCACAGAAAAATATACATTGGTTCATGAAGGGCTCTCTCCAAAACAATGACCACGCTCAGCCAAATGTTCAACAGCAATAACATTGC
This sequence is a window from Misgurnus anguillicaudatus chromosome 9, ASM2758022v2, whole genome shotgun sequence. Protein-coding genes within it:
- the LOC129423312 gene encoding olfactory receptor 52D1-like, with the translated sequence MDNRTYLIYTLMEPKDSKSFRHIYFTCFLVLYAMLLLLNIWLSVVIVLERALHEPMYIFLCNLCLNDLLGTAGFYPKFLHDLILDSYVIPSYMCAFQAFVIYSSGMCQFCILAVMAYDRHEAICRPLEYHSKLNKVSCSILISLSWIVPFIIMFFAVFLSNRLTVCKYHIDKLFCDNWSMVKLSCESTVTNDIYGFVFISLYMGLVIVIVVSYIKLAIACKASLECRRKFWQTCVPHIISLANFTVATIFDATYNRYGSNDVQMSLRNFLALERLIVPPILNPIIYGLKLKEVRKGVLKSCIYSIKS